TGACCGGCGGTGGCCGTTGGGGCGACGAGGGCTACTTCGTGGAACCCACCGTGTTCGTCGACGTGAAGCCCGAGTTCTCGATCGTCGAAGAGGAGATCTTCGGCCCGGTTGTGGTCGCCCTCCCGTTCGACGACGAAGACGACGTCGCTCGCGCCGCCAACGACTCGATCTACGGCCTGGCGGCGGGCATCTGGACCAAGGACGTCTCGAAGGCTCACCGCACGGCCGCAAGGCTGCAGGCCGGTTCGGTCTGGGTGAACCAGTACAACGGCTTCGACACCGCGCTCCCGTTCGGCGGGTTCAAGCAGTCCGGCTGGGGCCGTGAGCTCGGTGACTCCGCAGTCGATCACTACACGCAGACCAAGTCCGTCAACATCGCGCTCTGACTCCATCCCCACCATCGAAGAAGGACACCCCATGAAGACCAAGGCAGCAGTACTCCTCGAAGCAGGCAAGCCGTTCGAGATCATGGAACTCGAACTCGACGGCCCCGGCCCGGGCGAAGTGCTGATCAAGTACACGGCCGCGGGCCTGTGCCACTCCGATCTTCACCTCACCGACGGCGACCTCCCGCCCCGCTACCCGATCGTCGGAGGTCACGAAGGCTCCGGAATCATCCAGGAGGTGGGCCCCGGCGTGACGAAGGTCAAGGCGGGCGACCACGTGGTGTGCAGCTTCATCCCGAACTGCGGTACCTGCCGCTATTGCTCGACGGGTCGGCAGAATCTCTGTGACATGGGTGCCACAATTCTGGAGGGGTCGATGCCCGACGGAACCTTCCGGTTCCACGGCGACGGCGTCGACTTCGGCGCGATGTGCATGCTGGGCACCTTCTCCGAGTACGCGACCATCTCGCAGCACTCGGTGGTCAAGGTGGACGACTGGCTTCCGCTGGAGACTGCGGTCCTGGTCGGCTGCGGTGTGCCGTCCGGCTGGGGTACCGCGGTCAACGCCGGCAACCTCCGTGCGGGCGACACCGCCGTCATCTACGGCATCGGAGGACTCGGCATCAACGCAGTTCAGGGCGCCGTCGCAGCAGGCTGCAAGTACGTCGTCGCCGTCGACCCGATTTCGATGA
This genomic window from Gordonia sp. PDNC005 contains:
- a CDS encoding NDMA-dependent alcohol dehydrogenase, which produces MKTKAAVLLEAGKPFEIMELELDGPGPGEVLIKYTAAGLCHSDLHLTDGDLPPRYPIVGGHEGSGIIQEVGPGVTKVKAGDHVVCSFIPNCGTCRYCSTGRQNLCDMGATILEGSMPDGTFRFHGDGVDFGAMCMLGTFSEYATISQHSVVKVDDWLPLETAVLVGCGVPSGWGTAVNAGNLRAGDTAVIYGIGGLGINAVQGAVAAGCKYVVAVDPISMKRDQALKFGATHAFATAEEAQEKVTELTWGQGADAALILVGTVDVPVVQAATAVIGKGGRVVITGLADPTKLTVQVSGTDLTLNQKTIMGSLFGSMNPQYDIVRLLRLYDAGELKLDELVTKRYSLEDVNQGYEDLRNGLNVRGVIDHAS